One region of Agrobacterium tumefaciens genomic DNA includes:
- a CDS encoding TSUP family transporter yields the protein MQDIALNVFLVLFCVAIFAGFIDSIAGGGGLITIPAMLIMGIPPLDTLGTNKLQSQFGSASATIAYARRGHVNLREQLPMAIMAMIGGGLGAFTAAFVPSDLLRIIMPFLLIAIALYFAFKPQLSDIDSHRRITPFVFGLTAAPLVGFYDGVFGPGAGSFYMLAFVGLAGFGMLKATAHTKLLNLGSNFGGFVVFAAGGAVLWKLGIAMGIGQFVGAQIGSRFAMKNGAKIIRPLLVLSCLAMATKLLADASSAWSIATIWETIFPK from the coding sequence GTGCAAGACATCGCCCTCAACGTTTTTCTCGTTCTTTTCTGCGTCGCCATCTTTGCCGGATTTATCGATTCCATCGCCGGCGGCGGCGGTCTCATCACTATCCCGGCCATGCTGATAATGGGAATTCCGCCGCTCGATACGCTCGGCACCAACAAGCTGCAATCGCAGTTCGGCTCGGCGTCGGCCACCATTGCCTATGCCCGCCGCGGCCATGTCAATCTGAGGGAACAATTGCCGATGGCGATCATGGCGATGATCGGCGGCGGGCTCGGCGCTTTCACCGCCGCCTTCGTGCCGTCAGACCTCCTGCGCATCATCATGCCCTTTCTGCTGATCGCGATTGCCCTCTATTTCGCCTTCAAGCCGCAGCTCAGCGATATCGACAGCCATCGCCGCATCACGCCTTTCGTGTTCGGCCTCACCGCCGCACCGCTCGTGGGTTTCTATGATGGCGTTTTCGGCCCCGGCGCGGGTTCCTTCTACATGCTTGCCTTCGTGGGGCTTGCCGGCTTCGGCATGCTGAAGGCAACCGCCCATACCAAGCTTCTGAACCTGGGTTCGAATTTCGGCGGCTTTGTTGTTTTTGCGGCTGGAGGCGCGGTTCTCTGGAAGCTTGGCATCGCCATGGGCATCGGCCAGTTCGTCGGCGCGCAGATCGGATCGCGTTTTGCGATGAAAAACGGCGCGAAGATCATCCGCCCGCTTTTGGTTCTTTCCTGTCTGGCAATGGCGACGAAGCTTCTTGCGGATGCATCATCCGCATGGTCAATCGCCACGATCTGGGAAACCATCTTCCCGAAATGA
- a CDS encoding LL-diaminopimelate aminotransferase, which produces MEEFHKVRRLPQYVFEQVNRLKASARAAGADIIDLGMGNPDLPTPKAIVDKLCEVVQDPRTHRYSSSKGIPGLRRAQAGYYARRFGVKLNPDTQVVATLGSKEGFANMAQAITAPGDVILCPNPTYPIHAFGFLMAGGVIRSMNVEPDESFFGPLERAVRHSIPKPLALIVNYPSNPTAHVASLDFYKDVIAFAKKHEIIVLSDLAYSEIYFDDNNPPPSVLEVPGAIDVAVEFTSMSKTFSMPGWRMGFAVGNERLIAALTRVKSYLDYGAFTPIQVAATHALNGDGSDIAEVRSVYRRRRDVMVDTFGKAGFEVPPPAATMFAWAKIPEKFRHLGSLEFSKLLVEKADIAVAPGIGFGEMGDDYVRLALVENEHRIRQAARNLKRFLSSADETMHNVVSLNAHR; this is translated from the coding sequence ATGGAAGAGTTTCATAAGGTCCGGCGTCTGCCGCAATACGTCTTCGAACAGGTCAACCGTTTGAAAGCGAGCGCGCGAGCGGCCGGGGCCGATATCATCGATCTCGGCATGGGCAATCCCGACCTTCCGACCCCCAAGGCGATCGTCGACAAGCTGTGCGAAGTCGTTCAGGACCCTCGCACCCATCGCTATTCCTCGTCCAAGGGCATTCCCGGCCTTCGCCGCGCGCAGGCTGGTTATTATGCCCGCCGTTTCGGCGTGAAGCTGAACCCCGATACGCAGGTCGTCGCGACCCTTGGTTCCAAGGAAGGTTTCGCCAATATGGCGCAGGCCATAACCGCGCCTGGTGACGTGATCCTGTGTCCGAACCCCACCTATCCGATCCACGCTTTCGGATTCCTGATGGCGGGCGGCGTTATCCGTTCCATGAATGTGGAGCCGGACGAGAGCTTCTTCGGGCCTCTGGAGCGGGCGGTGCGCCACTCCATTCCGAAGCCGCTGGCGCTGATCGTCAACTATCCGTCGAACCCGACGGCGCATGTTGCCTCGCTCGATTTCTACAAGGACGTGATCGCATTTGCGAAGAAGCACGAAATCATCGTGCTTTCCGACCTTGCCTATTCGGAAATCTATTTCGACGACAACAATCCGCCGCCTTCGGTTCTCGAAGTTCCCGGTGCAATCGACGTTGCGGTGGAATTCACCTCCATGTCGAAGACCTTCTCCATGCCCGGCTGGCGCATGGGCTTTGCCGTTGGCAACGAGCGGCTGATCGCGGCGCTGACCCGCGTGAAGTCCTATCTCGACTACGGTGCCTTCACGCCGATCCAGGTTGCGGCGACGCACGCGCTGAACGGCGACGGCTCCGACATCGCGGAAGTACGCAGCGTTTATCGCCGCCGTCGCGACGTCATGGTCGATACGTTCGGCAAGGCGGGCTTCGAAGTTCCACCGCCGGCGGCAACGATGTTCGCCTGGGCGAAGATCCCGGAAAAGTTCCGCCATCTCGGCAGCCTGGAGTTTTCCAAGCTTCTGGTTGAGAAGGCAGACATTGCCGTTGCTCCCGGCATCGGCTTCGGCGAAATGGGCGATGATTACGTCCGCCTCGCGCTCGTTGAAAACGAGCATCGAATTCGTCAGGCAGCGCGCAATCTGAAGCGTTTCCTGTCGAGTGCTGACGAAACGATGCACAATGTCGTTTCGCTCAATGCCCACAGATAA
- a CDS encoding nucleoside hydrolase — protein sequence MHKVIFDTDPGVDDAMALLFLHRHPDIDLIGVTTVFGNAPIDITTRNALFLKREWQMTAPVAKGAGVTFDPARKEGHWPTFIHGENGLGDIDIPETIDLPLDPRPAHRFIIETVKANPGEVTLIAVGRMTNLALALREEPDFAALVKQVIVMGGAFDINGNVSPAAEANIHGDPEAADLVFTAPWRVVVVGLDVTTKTVMTSAFMAEMAEAGGKPVQLLSDLSQFYIDFYKTRTGDGMVVHDSCACVYLVAPELFETRSGPIRVVCGGLADGQTIQKPDGRAFPPGDWDGHPSQLICTDIKPEQVLSVIRAAIVKGESD from the coding sequence ATGCATAAAGTGATATTCGATACGGACCCCGGTGTAGATGATGCCATGGCGCTTCTTTTCCTGCACCGTCACCCCGATATCGATCTGATCGGCGTCACCACCGTCTTTGGCAACGCGCCCATCGATATCACCACCCGCAATGCGCTCTTCCTGAAACGGGAATGGCAGATGACGGCGCCGGTAGCGAAAGGTGCGGGCGTGACCTTCGATCCGGCCCGCAAGGAAGGCCACTGGCCGACTTTCATCCATGGCGAAAACGGTCTCGGCGATATCGATATTCCAGAGACCATCGATCTGCCGCTCGATCCGCGTCCCGCGCATCGCTTTATTATCGAGACGGTCAAGGCCAATCCCGGCGAGGTGACGCTGATCGCTGTTGGTCGCATGACCAATCTGGCCTTGGCGCTGCGCGAAGAGCCGGATTTTGCGGCGTTGGTGAAGCAGGTGATTGTCATGGGCGGCGCCTTCGATATCAACGGCAATGTGTCGCCGGCGGCTGAGGCCAATATTCACGGCGATCCGGAAGCGGCCGATCTCGTCTTCACCGCGCCCTGGCGCGTGGTCGTCGTCGGCCTGGACGTGACGACGAAAACGGTGATGACCAGCGCCTTCATGGCCGAGATGGCAGAGGCGGGCGGCAAGCCGGTACAGCTGCTTTCCGATCTGTCGCAATTCTACATCGATTTCTACAAGACACGCACCGGCGATGGCATGGTGGTGCATGACAGCTGCGCCTGCGTTTACCTTGTCGCGCCCGAACTGTTCGAGACCCGCAGCGGCCCTATACGCGTCGTCTGCGGCGGGCTTGCCGATGGCCAGACCATTCAGAAGCCGGATGGCCGCGCCTTTCCGCCGGGCGACTGGGACGGGCATCCGAGCCAGCTCATCTGCACCGATATCAAGCCGGAGCAGGTGCTTTCCGTCATCCGCGCGGCAATTGTGAAGGGCGAGAGCGACTGA